aaagaaggaACCTTCAGAGAAATCGAGAACAAATCAATTTGAGCTAATTTCAAATACGGAAAAGGGTATGGCACAGAATATCAGCTATGTTATATGaatataacattcaaaatatgtTATAGCATGTTCATATACGTTTATAAAACATGgatcttgggatacctgggtggctcagcagttgagcgtatgccttcggctcaggccgtgatcctggggtcctgggatcgagtcctgcgttgcgctccctgcagggagccaccctctgtccatgtctctgcctctctctatatgtctctcatgaaaaataaacaaaatatttttaaatgcatcttttttttaaagactttatttatttatttgagagagagcacgacagggggtgggggagaacagagggagaaggagaggcgtggagtgtggagcctgacgtgtgggactctatctgacctgagttgaaatcatgAGTCAGGCACTTAAtcgacagaaccacccaggcaccccaaaacatgCATCTTTAAGAAGAAGCTCAACTGAACATTTTTCTCAAGATAAAATAGATTTGCATCATATACTCTCTTATGTTCAAAGGAGGAACCCAGCCTCCATAAGGTGAGAGGCCACTAGTTCTGAGCCTCTACCCTGTGCTAGGTACTTTTCTTGTTGCTGGTAAATAGCAGTAAACAGGAcagaaaataacaattttcatcttttcttcccaAATTCCAATTGTCCAAGAAGTCAGCAAATCAGTCTAGAAAACACAAGAACTGACTGTCCCTCTGAATGAAGGAGAGATGTCGGAGCCTGTGGCCCGTGTCGGAAAAGTGGGCAGAGGGCAGGTTGCCAGGACACAGGGCTACGGTGGTGCAACTTTGCAGGAAACTACTTGTCCCCCCTCCAAACAGATCGTCGTCTTCTCCCTTTGTTATTGCCTTCCCCGCAGACCAGACAAAGCCGGGAAGCCCCCACCTCTGGCTGAAACCCCAGAGAGGGTCACCCCCTGTTGTACACAGCGGCCGGGCTTAGAATGCACACCTTGAAGACTGGGCCTCGCCCAGCTCTCACATTACCTGGTGTTCTTCTGGGGCTGTTCACTAGCCACACGGCTCCGTTCCCCAACAGCAGTCAACAGATTCTGTTCCTGACATGCAAGGCTTATAGGAAGAGTAATTTTTAGTAAAAGCATGAAAATGTACATTATTCTTTCTGGGAGCATCACTGCCCAGCACAAAAGGCTTAAACAAAAGGGGAATCCTATCCCCTAGGGGAAACTAGCCCTTTCTGTAGAAACCAAGGACCCTTCCGCAGAGCCAACTCAGGCAGGACCGGTAGTAAGTCCAGCATAGCAGCCCTCAGGTGAGCACTTCCGTGGACAGACAGACGGACACTGAGTTGGGTGCGTTTATCAGAGTATCCCTCCTACACAGGTACCAGGACTCCGCTGCTCAGGTGGGGAAACCAAGGCCAAGTCTGAATGATGACTTGCCCAGCTGGAAAGACGCCGGGTAGGTTCGGGTATTTTGAGGCTGTGTTTACATCTTTTCCAACCTGGTTTTATTCATTGTTCGAAACAATGGCCAAAGCTTCCAGAAACCTATTCAGCCACAATGCCTAATGCAAAGTATAGTTCTGTTCAGGAAACTTACCTCCGTGAGGGCCATTTTGTTGACTGCGACTCGCAGCTCCCTCCACCCTTTCCGTGTCAGACTCAGGAAGAGCATAGGGTCGTTCCCATaacaggcatccctgattttttcccccaaaaggtAAGAGGCCAAATTACTtggaaagtgttttaaaatacgAATCTGATGGTGGCTCCTTATTCTCGACAGACGTCCCCCAACCTACTCTCCTAACGGGGAGGATGAATCGTCCCTTGTGGCGGATTCTACAGACAGATGCTCCGCTGCCGGCCGGGCAGGGGCTCTGCACCGGAGGAGCGGCTTCCTGGGAGCGAAGCTCCCCCTGGGGGCCCCCGCAGCCGCACCTGCCCATCTCCACCCAAGACTCCCTAGGGTGAGTTCTTGGCATCTTCCTCGGGGTTCCGCTTGCCCCGAGGAGAATGCCAAGCGGGTCTAGTGTGTCCGAGGcgcatcaaaaaataaaagtctgcaGATTTGCGATGTTAAGAGCCACCGTGGAGGAAGCCGGCTTCGTGGCCCGGAGTCCTGGTTCTGGCTCGCGGGGTGGCCTCGGGGGATGCCCTCGctcggcctcagtttccccttgtgCAAGCGAGAGTGGTGCAGGTGAGCTCTAAGGCGACACGTCGCAAGGGGATCGTCCCCCGCGGGGCCGCAGCTGAGCCCCGAGCCTGCTCCTGCGCCCGGAGTCGGACGGCcaagccccggccccgccgctaGCGACCCTCCGCTCATCCCCGCGCCGGCCCGGGCCCCCGCCTCGCCCTCGCGTGCAACCCCGCCCTCCGCGGAGCCTCggccgggccggcgggcggggcggggcggggcggggcggggcgcggcgcgggaggCGGAGCCGAGCCGGGGAATCCTGCTCCCGGCGAGCGCCGGGCCCTGCAGAGCAGCCGGGCCGTCCGAGGGCCCCCgcgccgggggcggcggggaacCCCAGACGCAGCCGGGCCGGGAGGGATCCCCGCGCCGAGCgagcctccgccgccgccgcctccgcgccgcccccgccgggagccgggagccgggagccgggtaCTGGGAGCCGGGAGCGCCCCCCGCTCCCGCCGGCCGCTGGTCCCGCCGTCCGCTCTCCCGCCCGCCGCCCGTGCGCCATgcagccgccgcccgccccgcgcaTGTAGGCGCCCGCCGCAGGCCATGCTGCTCCCGCTCGCCGCGCTGCTGGCCGCCGCCTGCCCGCTGCCGCCGGGCCTCGGCGGGGCGCCCCCCAACGCCTCGGTGAACGCGTCGTCCCCGCGCCTGCTGGCCTcggcggcccccgcgccccccgcgccccccgagCGCCCGGGcccggaggaggcggcggcggcggcggcggcgccgtGCAACATCAGCGTGCAGCGGCAGATGCTGAGCTCGCTGCTCGTGCGCTGGGGCCGCCCGCGGGGCTTCCAGTGCGACCTGCTGCTCTTCTCCACCAACGCGCACGGCCGCGCCTTCTTCGCCGCCGCCTTCCACCGCGTCGGGCCGCCGCTGCTCATCGAGCACCTGGGgctggcggcgggcggcgcgcagCAGGACCTGCGCCTGTGCGTGGGCTGCGGCTGGGTGCGcggccgccgcccgggccgcctccggcccgccgccgccgccgccgccgccgccgccgccgccggggcgcCCACCGCGCTGCCCGCCTACCCCGCCGCCGAGCCGCCCGGGCCGCTGTGGCTGCAGGGCGAGCCGCTGCACTTCTGCTGCCTGGACTTCAGCCTGGAGGAGCTGCAGGGCGAGCCGGGCTGGCGGCTGAACCGCAAGCCCATCGAGTCCACGCTGGTCGCCTGCTTCATGACCCTGGTCATCGTGGTGTGGAGCGTGGCCGCCCTCATCTGGCCGGTGCCCATCATCGCCGGCTTCCTGCCCAACGGCATGGAGCAGCGCCGgaccgccgccgccccggccgccgccgcccccgccgccgtgCCCGCGGGgaccaccgccgccgccgccgccgcggccgccgccgccgtcaCCGTCACCTCGGGGGCGGCGGCCAAGTgacccgccgcgcccccgccgcgcccccgccgcgccccccggcGCACACCCGGCCGCTGTGCTTCGCGCTGTGGTGACCGTCAGTTCTCCTCCCGGGCAGGGCGGAGGGGGCCTCCGCGGCGCCAGCGGCTGCGCCCGCAGGGCAGGTGTCAGCCGGGGCCCTCCCCGCCGGCGtacccccagccctcccctccccgcacccaCGTGCCCTAGATTCATGGCAGAAAACGACCAAATCCTGTGTATtcgttttatatatttaataactgTTTTAAACGAaagttttagtaaaaaaaaaagaaaattttcaagttGCTATTGCTGTAGTAAGAGAAGCTCTTTGTATCCAGACATAGTATTtgaagtttgttgttttttctttttttaatttatttaaaaggggtggggaggggcatggGAAGGACTTCACACCCACATATTGTTACGGCTAAAAATGAACTTTATGAACCTTTTCCAAGTCGATCTATCCAGTGACGTGGCCTGGTGGGCGTTTCTTgtacttctgtgtgtgtgtggttttttttttttttttttttctgttttggtttggttttttggcTTTTAATACAGACTTTTTCCTCCAGAGATGCGTACGtagctttttctttatttgatttagGAAAAGGAATCCAGGAATTACAAGATGTTGCCCTGAAAACGGAGGGAGGGATTCTCCAGAGTCACAGAGGGGTTAATAATGCCTGTCTAGGAGAAGTAGGAGATGAAAACTATTACCTGCCTTTGTTTTAGGGCTCACCAGGCTGCCCCCCAACACCCTCACAtcctcaccccaccctcctcctcatTGACCTTCTACAGGATGGCATACAGGGTTCTATGCGATTTGTCTTTTTTGTCCCTTCCCTCACAGGCTGTGAAACATCCAGTAAAATGCCAAACTGGTAAAGTCAGTAATTCCCCTGTGCTAGGTATCTTTCACTGAAATggctcatttttaattaattaattatttatttactgaaatgGCTCATTTTAAAAAGCACGTAGATTTCCTTTGTGTGTGCAGAAACGTTAGCCTATGAGCACATTTCAAAAGCTAGTTTTAAAACCTGTGGTATTGTTTTGGCATTAAGGTAAACTCTTGGCAGCTTCGTAGGTCACGACCACAAGGCTTTCCTCACTCCTGGTGTCCATGTTATTAAGGTGTCTTCTGGGCGGTAGTTTCAGATTCTTCCCGGTTTTCAGAAGAAGGATAAATGAAAAATCCTTAAATCGACTCCacataaaaaccattttaaaagccttttaaaaagattttgaaagctaCTTTCCCTTCCTCCGGTTCCTCccatttttgaatgaataattgaTACTATTCCAGAGCTGTGGTTCTCAGAGCGAGATCTCTGGACCAGCAAcatcagcattacctgggaacttTTCAGAGATGCAAAACTGAGGCCCCATCCAGGACCAACTGGATCAGAAACtctgggtggggcccagcaatctgtgttttagcAAGCCCTCCAAGGGATCCTGGTGTGTttcaagtttgagaactactgtgTACTAGCAGAAGGGAACCTTCAAAATATGAAGCCTCCTTTGATCTCGGGATGTCCCTATTATATTAAAGACATGAGACCCCTTTCCACAGGAAACTGAAGGAGAGTTTGGGTCATTGCCCTGCAGCTTCAACTGCCCATCTGGCTCTTCGGAATCCAGGGCTGTCTCCAGCCAAGGCCAAccaagagagaggagggggtgagggtgaTGGCCTTCCCCTATTCCTGGTCCAGCTATTTAAGTTCAATGTGATGCAAATCTGCTAGCCTTACAAGTCACTGTAAGTCTTTCGCTCCAAAGTGAGGTGGTCCATGAGCTGCATTCTTTTCTAACCCTGCAGTATCTAGCAGGAGAAAGCCAGCAACTGCTAACGTCGGTCAATTTTCACATAATCACAGTACTTGTGATTCTGGAAGGCACATTAAGTATTCCTGgtataacacatacacacagggatgcctgggtggctcagtggttgagcgtctgccttcagctcaggtcatgatcccagggtcctgggatggagtcccacactgggctcccgacagggagcctgcttctccctctgcctctttctgtctctcataaataaataaaaattttaaaacaaaaacaaacacacatacatacacacactcactctcCCTACTTTTTCCCAAGAtagaaactgaggaccagagaggttcAGCATTTTGTCTACAGTCACACAACTACATGATCGTGGAGGCAGAGCTGAGACTAAGCTTTGCTCTTATGCTTTCCTAACTGGTATTTTTTCATCAGCAAAAACTTCCTTTCTCAGAATTAGGAGCTAAGTCACTCAAGGTCTGCTCCTCTGTCCACCCCAACCCCGGTCACCATCAGATTCTGTGCAGCCATATGCCCAAAGAAGCCAGagagcatttattttaaataagacacTCAGGcacttaacagaaaaaaatagacatgtgtgtgtataatatatgcaCACTATAGATACACAGACATGCAAACATACATAGGATGGGGCCTAATGTATACTTTATTAGGGTGGAGTTGAACTAACAGTTTCTATTGCTGCAACAATAGACCTTCCTAAGGGGACGTTTCCAGAATTGCTCATGGAACCCGCATGTGCGTCTCTACAGGCATATATGTTCTGCATATATAAAACTGATGGACAGGATGATTCCTTTTTATGCTGACTTTCACTGCCCTCTGAGGGCCAGAGCCCCCAAGCAGGAGGCTACAAAGTCAGGATGAAACTAGTGTCCTTTTGGTCTCTGTTTAGTTGGGATTGCCCACCAGGCAGAGTCAGTAGGGCCCAGCAGGTGCCAGCAGTGGGATCTGTGCCCTGTGGCGATTTTAACTTGCATCATCTCAGTAGTGAAACACTCCCAAGTATGCATTTTACTAAAGGCCAGCCGGTATGTGTGCATGCGTACCGAATCCCCAGATTCCAGCCCATTCTTCAAGCCTCCTAAGGACATCTTGAGCTGTTAGTGACATAGCTAAGTCCCCAGGATAAAGCATCACTCCCagttatttttgcttctcttgaGAGAGAGTTTACCCCTGAGGATCATGCATACCCACCCTCCAAAATCCGGCCACTGCTGTAGGCTGCCCTGAGTTGTCTGCGTTCATCATGAGAGCAACCCCTGGGCTGGATCTGAATGCCCTGGTCTCCCCTAGCGCCTGTGGCAGCTGAAGAGAACCACCTAGTCCAAAGCCACACCCTCTTCCTAGGGCACCGTGTCCAGTGACCCATCAACATAGACACCTGGCCCTCTAGGGAGAGCTCTGAAGGGTCCTTCCACCTTTAGAACCCCTGGTAGCGTTGGCTGAAGCTTCCACAGAGACTCCAGGGAcacttggcttctccctctgcccactcccgcctcctcccaccccttcctcccGCAGGCTGTGAATCCAACACCACCACCTAACAAACCTCCTGCACACTGATCTCTAGCTCACAACCCGCTTCTTCGGGAACCCAACCTGTGCTGGACAATTTACCTAATGAGATGCAGAATTGTTCCAGCCACAAGGAACATCCAAGGAGCAGATCTCATAAGTGATTATCATTTGTATTCCTTTTGCACAGATCATgcatttctactttttctctcccATTCGGATGGTTCTGTAATATCCACAATCAGCGATGATAAGGGCAATATCCCCTAATGCCAATGCTTGTTTAATCATCACGTCTCCTAGATAcacatgtcaaaagaaagcctgtttcttttccctctcagATGATGGTATCAGTCAGGATAGGCTGGGTTACACTGTGGTACTTTGCAATCCCAACACCTCATATGCTTAACACAATAAAAACAGGGCAGCGGTTTTGCCCTTTGGAATCACTCAGGGATTGAGGTTAAGCGTGACTTTGACCTCAAATACGGTCACATTGTCTAGTtaggaggaaggaaattctggaggCTCTCACACAGGTGAGAGCTGTGCTCTCAATGCTCCAGCCAAGAAGTCCCATCCTTTTTGCTCATTGATTGGAACGAGTCATATGGCCTCACCCAATGACAGAGGAGCCAAGAAGGTCATGTTTCCAGTCCCCAGAGGAGAGGAGaacctgggggtggtggtggtgatggacaGCATTGATGCGAACAACACCCAATACCACTGTGACCTACGAGCCACGCAGGAGAACTCCAGGACTTCACTGAGTAGACAAAGGGTTCACCCCAGAAGTGCCATCCCGAGACTCTCCTCCTGTGACACCTATATCACCTGCCCTCACTGGCAGCTAGCCTGTTTCTAGCGATTTTACAAGTCATCATCCTCGAGGCTGCTCCAATGTTTGGGCAAAGTGGGTCCCCCAAGAGATCAATCTGGAAGGTTTGGACAGAAATGCTCTCTGGATCCCCATGATATAGGAGTCATCCAGGGAGCAAGATGGGAGAAAAGTTCGAATAAAATGGGGAGAAAGGAATGGAGAGGTCAGAGcagacaccccccaccctggACCTAAACCCTTCCCCGCTGCACAGAAATGGTTAATTCACTGACCTTCAAAGTAAGAAAGGGGCTGGGCTTCACTGGGGAGAAATCATTTCCAGTTAGAAGAAGAGGTGTAAAGTTATAGGGACTGGGATTGCTAAGAGCAAGGCAGACATTCGGGCTGAGCCTTTTCCTGAGAGCACTGAGAGGTCAGGAGGGCAGAGACCAGCGCCCTAGACCCCCCCGGGTTGCTGTGGGCCGGCTGCTGCAGTACACACCTCGTACCTTGTCCTGGGTGCTCAGGGAGCtgtctgtcccctgcctggtCTCCTGCCAGTGGCCCTTCTGTCGCTCCCACTTGCACTCTAGGGCAATCCTCTAAAGATGGTGCATTGGCCTTCCCTGGCTGTGCCGCACCTCTTCCAGGGGGCATCTCCCAGGGCAGCATTCGGTCCTCCTGGGTGACAGTGCCACACCACTTTGCAGCATGGGAGGACTGCTCCGGGGCACACAGTGGAACAGAACACAGGCCTCTTGCTGCACTCGCTATGGGCAGGCACTGACCAGGCTTCACCTTCTCTCCCTGGCTCTTCCCTGCTCGGGATCTGGTTTTAGGGCAAACTGCTCCAATCAGTCAGCTCATACTCCACATCAGCAGACCCCGAGGTCCTCCAGACCTTCCTTGCCAGGTCTTGGTCTCTGGGACTTCTTCTTTTACTCTCTGTCTTCCCTGGGCCCTACCCTGAGGACTAGATTCCTACAGGTCTCTAGCTCTCAGGAATTTTCAAGAATCCACTTTTCTCTGGGCCTACGCCCTTCCCATCAGCTCTGAATAACTCCTTCTCAGCAGTTCTCCTGATGCCCCAGCTGGCCAAGGGCTCTGAAGCAGCAGACTCATTCTCCTTTATCTGCCTCCTGAGAAGCACCTCCTTCTCTCACCCCTTCTCTTCCAGCTAGCAGCCCAGCCTCGGCATCCCCCACGCCAGCGCTGACACCTGGTGATTTCTGCCGCACCCAGGACAGGACGGGGTCCAAGAATGTTTCAAGCAGGGTGAGGAGTCCCTGTGGTCCCCTAAGGACAGGTGGCATGCCTGCTGCACACCCCGGACAATTAAAGCTCTCTCCTCACCGTGCCCTTAGCATTTTCCTGGTGTTCTCACTGCCTGAGTATTCCCAGAACCATCTCCCAAAGTCCTGGAGTGAGCATCTGTATGGCTGAGGACGTGTTCTCTCCTGGGCTTGCAAAGGGGCAGTGATGAAAATCAAAATACTTCGCATCTTGATAACACCTAAGGCCCCATTTGGATTCTGTGTTCAAATTGTCTCCCAATAAGCTTTTCTGGCACTCAAGGAAAAACCTACCTCCATTTGGGGTGCCTACCAGGACCCGCTTTTTTGCTCTGTGACCAGAGTCCTTGCTGGGCAGTTCCATCAGACTTCCTGAGGTCTACCGGGCATGGGGTAGAGGGGCAACAGATTGCCAGCCACTTAGCTCTCCACCCCTCCCAGATCTGACCCCTGGGTTGCAGCTTTGAACCCTATTGAGAACTTTAAAGAACCCCCACTTCTTGGCTGTGAGGCAGCTTCTCTGAGATCCTGCTGTTCCCCAGCAGTCTGCAGCAGCACGGTGGCTCTAGTCCCAAGATCCGATCGTGAATGCCAGCCTTCCTCTTGGGCTTTCTTCCTTGTATGCTAGCCATCCTGGACTTAAGCCGTGATGCACGCTGGGTCATGATCTAGATAGAATAGCGATGTTATCATTAGAGTACTTTGGAATCTTATTGCAGAATATTTTATGATCATAGGTATGTTCTGGTTCAGGTTAAACTCCGTGGTTCTTCTAGTAAGAAAGATGTTGATTTTCTGACCATAGGCTTTCACAATATACGGTCCATACATCAACCCCCATGTTCCTAGAACACTCTGCAGCTGCTAAAGAACTACACTGGCAACaacaataatattatttttaatggttatttTGGACTGGAGTggtaaggagaaggaaaagcaataagaagagaagagagaaagaaaattaaaacatcagCTTTATCAACAGAAGGATGATCGCCTCTCAGATCCCATCCCCCTCCTATACACACGCAACCAAAGTAAAAGACCCCATAAGCTGAGGCAGGtgaaagatggagagaaggaaCAGCATCCTGGGGACTGACATGGGGATGGCTGCTGGCTGGAGGACACAGGGATGACAGTTAGGAGTGGGTTCTGCTGGTTTCCCTCCTACCAGAGCTACCCCTATGGGGACCGCTCCATCGGCTGTCCTCTGCCCCCAAACAGTCCTCTCCTTCAGCCCTGGAAGGCTCGAATCACCAAGTGCAAGAAAGGAGTCTCGCCCAGCCTGAGAGGCACAGCCCAAGGTGTCAACTCCTCGCTGTCACCATGTCGCCAAGAAGGCACTTGTGTTGGTTAGCGAGTCTCAGAAAGGACACTTGGCTCCAGAGCATCATCTTTGCACCCTTGCTTGAGCACAGATCATGTATATTCATTGCAGAAGTATCAGAAATGttgacaaata
This window of the Canis lupus dingo isolate Sandy chromosome 20, ASM325472v2, whole genome shotgun sequence genome carries:
- the TMEM158 gene encoding transmembrane protein 158, producing the protein MLLPLAALLAAACPLPPGLGGAPPNASVNASSPRLLASAAPAPPAPPERPGPEEAAAAAAAPCNISVQRQMLSSLLVRWGRPRGFQCDLLLFSTNAHGRAFFAAAFHRVGPPLLIEHLGLAAGGAQQDLRLCVGCGWVRGRRPGRLRPAAAAAAAAAAAGAPTALPAYPAAEPPGPLWLQGEPLHFCCLDFSLEELQGEPGWRLNRKPIESTLVACFMTLVIVVWSVAALIWPVPIIAGFLPNGMEQRRTAAAPAAAAPAAVPAGTTAAAAAAAAAAVTVTSGAAAK